A region of Etheostoma cragini isolate CJK2018 chromosome 2, CSU_Ecrag_1.0, whole genome shotgun sequence DNA encodes the following proteins:
- the tmc5 gene encoding transmembrane channel-like protein 5 isoform X2: MTARLWKLIDHSTFQIPPGSQYDRSTSVRLPSAPSGNMTVRWRGMTMRRMSMFPNGDPTHVAFTEDAIMNEMENEEQNLVKELVALSTQDRIRAIRDLPMSVDEKKHIRSQVLAFKSSKQSRQFTCFADCSENVSLSFRRCGYSFRSAKQTLELWHGIMKEIGGTFGTSVLSYFVFLKWLLMFNIFSFLVNFGFITIPLLVSDHSPNIPPNVSFRGLEILTGAGYFQYTVMYYGGYSNETMVGLLEYNMQLAYFFTIAIYMVLCGIALIFSMASSFKKNYVLADPSSNKAWQLLSSWDFSITNERAVRQRKNNLRVQLKESLSDKAQRERLTLSEKLKHFGVYLGFWLLSTSLAVGCGASIYYLCQYEEQQATDIANWSPLQEAETLLVPFVVSLMNLIVPLFYSLFNKFEHYSSQRRQIYAVVVRNVLLKMSILAVLCYYWMTVVANKFLCWESMVGQALYRLVIFDFLFLMLGSFFGEFLSNVIGTRLLPRLGVPEFDVARNVLELIYAQTLAWIGIYFSPLLPAIQIFKLFILFYIKKVSLTKNCQPPRRSGRAAQMQTIFIALLFFPCFVGALSMVAYTTWRLTPSGECGPFRGLNNTFNVVGVWIHDLETIPGSQWVVWIYENVIRSEIFFFLISLIILVIIYIFWQVIQGREQLIGLLRQQVVNEGKDKSFLLDKLQNLQKSQPDKKSKQNTQKKHTKRHLDELSLGGQSNSNAMVQAFLAHQQLEEEEERRDTGGVPVPADITTSSALIQAMLARQRAYDQDGDEHLSSSSALSQAMQARQRAEGQEMDEYYSTEFSENPVNTSSAVAQAMQARQRAEEDGADDLQSSVSSVMMQVMQARQMAEEEDRPEWVPAPTQNPSPAGSSALIQAMLARQQAQNEYDDGY, encoded by the exons GTAACATGACAGTGAGATGGAGGGGAATGACAATGAGAAGGATGAGCATGTTTCCTAACGGGGATCCTACCCATGTAGCCTTCACAGAGGACGCCATCATGAACGAGATGGAGAATG AGGAACAAAACCTGGTCAAGGAGCTCGTTGCCCTGTCAACACAAGACCGAATCCGGGCCATTCGGGACCTTCCGATGAGCGTTGACGAAAAGAAACATATCAG GAGCCAAGTGCTGGCGTTTAAGTCTTCCAAGCAATCTCGCCAGTTCACGTGTTTTGCAGATTGCTCTGAGAATGTGTCACTG TCTTTCCGCAGGTGCGGCTACAGTTTTAGGTCAGCCAAGCAGACCCTGGAGCTGTGGCACGGCATCATGAAAGAGATTGGTGGCACTTTTGGCACCAGTGTCCTCTCTTATTTTGTGTTCCTCAAGTGGCTACTTATGTTCAACATTTTCTCCTTCCTGGTCAACTTTGGCTTCATCACCATCCCGCTGCTTGTTTCTGACCACTCACCCAACATACCTCCCAATGTGAGCTTCAGAGGACTGGAGATACTGACTGGAGCT GGATATTTCCAATACACTGTCATGTACTACGGTGGCTACAGTAATGAAACCATGGTGGGTCTGTTGGAGTACAACATGCAGCTGGCCTATTTCTTTACCATTGCAATCTACATGGTTTTGTGTGGAATCGCACTTATCTTTAG CATGGCCAGCTCATTCAAGAAGAACTATGTACTAGCAGACCCATCTTCAAACAAAGCATGGCAGCTTCTGAGCAGCTGGGATTTTAGTATTACCAATGAGAGAGCAGTGAGACAGCGCAAGAATAATCTACGCGTCCAACTCAAG GAGTCTTTGTCAGACAAGGCCCAGAGGGAGCGGCTAACCCTCTCTGAAAAGCTGAAACACTTTGGGGTTTATCTGGGTTTCTGGCTCCTCTCCACCAGCTTGGCTGTTGGCTGTGGAGCTAGCATCTATTATCTCTGCCAATACGAAGAGCAG CAGGCAACAGATATTGCCAACTGGTCTCCGCTGCAGGAGGCAGAGACTCTTCTGGTTCCCTTTGTGGTGTCTCTGATGAATCTGATTGTCCCACTCTTCTACTCCCTCTTCAACAAGTTTGAGCACTACTCCAGCCAGCGCAGACAGATCTACGCTGTGGTAGTCAG AAATGTTTTACTCAAGATGTCCATTTTGGCTGTCTTGTGTTATTATTGGATGACAGTGGTGGCAAATAAGTTTTTG TGTTGGGAGTCCATGGTGGGACAGGCTTTATACCGTCTGGTCATTTTTGATTTCCTTTTCCTGATGTTGGGATCCTTCTTTGGAGAGTTTCTTAGCAA TGTGATTGGAACACGACTACTACCACGTCTGGGGGTTCCAGAGTTTGACGTAGCCAGAAATGTCCTCGAACTTATCTACGCACAGACTCTGGCTTG GATTGGAATATACTTCTCTCCTCTGCTGCCTGCCATCCAGATCTTTAAATTGTTCATCTTGTTTTACATAAAGAAG GTCAGCCTGACCAAGAACTGCCAGCCTCCGCGGCGATCAGGCAGAGCAGCTCAGATGCAAACCATCTTCATcgccctcctcttcttcccctGCTTTGTGGGAGCCCTGTCCATGGTTGCATACACCACCTGGAG ACTGACTCCCTCAGGAGAGTGCGGCCCTTTTCGGGGACTCAACAACACCTTCAATGTGGTTGGAGTCTGGATACATGATCTTGAGACGATCCCTGGTTCTCAGTGGGTCGTATGGATCTACGAAAATGTCATCAGAAGTGAAATCTTCTTCTTTCTAATCTCACTCATCATCCT AGTCATCATATATATCTTCTGGCAAGTCATTCAGGGCCGCGAACAGCTTATTGGTCTACTGAGACAACAGGTTGTTAAT GAAGGGAAAGACAAGTCCTTCTTGTTAGACAAGCTCCAGAACCTCCAGAAATCTCAGCCTGacaaaaaatccaaacagaacactcaaaaaaag CACACCAAACGGCATTTAGATGAACTCTCCTTAGGCGGTCAGTCCAACTCAAACGCCATGGTTCAGGCATTCCTTGCCCACCAGCAgctggaagaagaagaggagagacgCGACACTGGCGGAGTGCCCGTTCCCGCCGACATCACCACTTCCAGCGCTCTGATTCAGGCTATGTTGGCCCGTCAGAGAGCTTACGACCAGGATGGAGACGAACACCTGTCATCCTCCAGCGCCCTATCACAGGCCATGCAAGCCAGGCAGAGGGCGGAGGGTCAAGAGATGGATGAATACTACAGCACAGAATTTTCTGAAAATCCTGTCAACACATCCAGCGCTGTCGCACAGGCGATGCAAGCCAGACaaagagcagaggaggatgGAGCCGATGACTTGCAATCTTCTGTGTCGAGTGTTATGATGCAAGTCATGCAGGCCAGGCAGAtggcagaggaagaggacaggCCTGAGTGGGTCCCAGCTCCCACACAAAACCCATCTCCCGCTGGCTCAAGCGCTCTCATACAGGCCATGTTGGCCCGGCAGCAAGCCCAGAATGAGTACGATGACGGTTACTGA
- the LOC117951849 gene encoding germ cell-specific gene 1-like protein, with protein MKTTRKCRSLMSVSLNFFALFFSITAFITTYWCVGTQRVPKPKCSKLRTHQCIDYGVNETDPNKVVYSWETGDDRFLFRQFHTGIWISCEENIHDESEMCRSFIDLAPASEKGMLWLSLVSEMLYIVLLVVGFSLMCLDLVHSSNVMDGLKLNAFAAVFTVLSGLLGMVAHVMYTQVFQVTVSLGPPDWRPYNWDYGWSFWYDSTGTQQKSKIVYSSQTLKSGRKTLIPADSLDLSDLPTSLGEEQC; from the exons ATGAAGACGACTCGCAAATGCAGGAGCCTAATGTCGGTTAGCTTGAACTTCTTCGCCCTGTTCTTCTCAATAACGGCGTTTATAACGACTTACTGGTGCGTGGGGACCCAGAGAGTCCCCAAGCCAAAGTGCAGCAAGTTGAGGACACACCAGTGCATAGACTACGGAGTGAACGAGACAGACCCGAACAAAGTGGTGTACAGCTGGGAGACCGGGGACGACAGGTTTCTGTTCCGACAGTTCCACACCGGCATCTGGATCTCATGTGAGGAAAATATCCACGATGAAA GTGAGATGTGCAGAAGCTTCATCGACTTGGCTCCTGCATCAGAGAAAG GGATGTTGTGGCTGTCCCTGGTTTCGGAGATGTTGTACATTGTTCTGCTGGTGGTGGGCTTCAGCCTCATGTGTTTAGACCTGGTCCACTCCAGCAACGTCATGGATGGACTAAAGCTCAATGCCTTTGCTGCTGTCTTCACTGTGCTCTCAG GTCTTCTTGGGATGGTCGCTCATGTGATGTACACACAGGTCTTCCAGGTGACTGTCAGCCTCGGCCCACCTGATTGGAGGCCCTACAACTGGGACTACGGCTGGTCCTTCTGGTATGACTCCACAGGCACACAGCAGAAATCAAAGATt GTTTATTCCAGCCAGACCTTGAAAAGTGGCAGGAAAACACTCATACCGGCTGACTCTCTGGACCTGAGTGACCTTCCAACATCTTTGGGGGAAGAGCAGTGCTGA